A single Fusobacterium hominis DNA region contains:
- the tnpB gene encoding IS200/IS605 family element RNA-guided endonuclease TnpB, with protein sequence MKQLKAYKFRIYPSEEQKIFFSKTFGCVRLVYNLMLNDRIKAYEESKGNPDKKIKYPTPAKYKKDYEFLKEVDSLALANAQINLDKAYKNFFRDKSIGFPKFKSKKNPVQSYTTNNQKGTVNIFEKWLKIPKLKELIKIKVHRKIEGIIKSVTISRNGSGKYFISLLCETDIQELPKTNSSVGIDLGIKDMAILSTGEKIKNLKFRKQLEDKLKREQRKLSKRFLIAKKINKKLNEARNYQKQRIKVAKIHEKIMNMRTDFLNKLSTYIIKNHDIICIEDLNTKGLLHNHKLSKSIADVSWASFVNKLEYKAKWYGKEIIKIDRLYPSSQICSVCGHRDGKKTLDIREWTCLICHTHHDRDINAAKNILAEGLRIRQAV encoded by the coding sequence ATGAAACAACTAAAAGCATATAAATTTAGAATTTATCCAAGCGAAGAACAAAAGATATTTTTTAGTAAAACTTTTGGTTGTGTTCGTCTTGTCTATAATCTTATGCTAAATGATAGAATCAAAGCATATGAAGAAAGTAAAGGTAATCCTGATAAAAAAATAAAATATCCAACTCCTGCAAAATATAAAAAAGATTATGAATTTCTAAAAGAAGTTGATAGTCTTGCTCTTGCTAATGCTCAAATTAACTTAGATAAAGCATATAAAAACTTTTTTAGAGATAAATCTATAGGTTTTCCTAAGTTCAAATCTAAGAAGAATCCAGTACAAAGCTATACAACTAATAATCAAAAAGGAACTGTAAATATTTTTGAAAAATGGTTAAAAATTCCTAAACTTAAAGAATTAATAAAAATCAAAGTGCATAGAAAAATAGAGGGGATAATAAAATCTGTTACTATCTCGCGTAATGGAAGTGGTAAGTATTTTATCTCTTTGTTATGTGAAACAGATATTCAGGAATTACCAAAAACTAATTCATCAGTAGGAATTGATTTAGGTATTAAAGATATGGCTATTCTTTCTACTGGAGAAAAAATAAAAAATCTTAAATTTAGAAAACAATTAGAAGACAAACTAAAAAGAGAACAAAGAAAACTTTCTAAAAGATTTCTAATTGCTAAAAAAATAAATAAAAAATTAAACGAAGCTAGAAATTATCAAAAACAAAGAATTAAAGTAGCTAAAATACACGAAAAAATTATGAATATGAGAACAGATTTCTTAAATAAGCTAAGTACATATATTATCAAAAACCACGATATTATCTGTATTGAAGACTTAAATACAAAAGGATTACTTCATAATCATAAATTATCAAAATCTATAGCTGATGTATCTTGGGCTAGTTTTGTAAATAAACTTGAGTATAAGGCGAAATGGTATGGCAAAGAAATAATAAAAATAGATAGACTATATCCATCAAGTCAAATCTGCTCTGTATGTGGTCATAGGGATGGCAAAAAAACTCTCGATATAAGAGAGTGGACTTGTCTAATTTGTCATACTCATCACGATAGAGATATAAACGCCGCTAAAAATATATTGGCTGAAGGTCTAAGAATAAGACAAGCAGTCTAA
- the tnpA gene encoding IS200/IS605 family transposase gives MELDSNCHSVFLLYYHLVLVVKYRRNVFDDTISEFAKDMFVRIGVPYHITLVQWNHDKDHVHIMFKAHPKTELTKFINAYKSASSRIIKKEFPHIRKYLWKEMFWSKSFCLLTTGGAPIEVIKKYIEEQGQKSK, from the coding sequence ATGGAATTAGATAGTAATTGTCATTCAGTATTTTTGCTGTATTATCACTTAGTTCTTGTAGTAAAATATAGAAGAAATGTATTTGATGATACAATTTCTGAATTTGCTAAAGATATGTTTGTAAGAATTGGAGTTCCATATCATATTACTTTAGTACAATGGAATCACGATAAAGACCACGTGCATATAATGTTCAAGGCTCATCCAAAAACAGAATTGACTAAATTCATAAATGCATATAAATCAGCAAGTTCTAGGATAATAAAAAAAGAATTTCCACATATAAGAAAATATCTGTGGAAAGAAATGTTTTGGTCTAAAAGTTTTTGTTTGTTGACTACTGGAGGAGCTCCTATTGAAGTCATAAAAAAATATATAGAGGAACAAGGGCAGAAGAGTAAATAA
- the pheT gene encoding phenylalanine--tRNA ligase subunit beta: protein MLISLDWLKQYVDIKENIKELDNALTMIGQEVEAIDIQGKDLERVVIGEIVEYDRHPNSDRLTLLKVNVGEAEPIQIVCGAPNHKLGDKVVVARIGAVLPGNFKIKKSKIRDVESFGMLCSEVELGLGENGDGIIILPQDAPVGEEYRKYAGLDDVIFELEITPNRPDCLSHIGIAREIAAYYGRKVKYPVANFTETIESTTKFAKVNIEDKERCKRYMGRVITNVKVGESPEWLKKRIRAMGMHPINNIVDITNFVMFEYNQPMHAFDLDKVKNGSVVVRAAKPGEKIITLDGVERELNNEELVIADEERPIAIAGIIGGVESEITAETKNIFLEVAYFEPSNIRKTARRLGIITESSYRNERGMDIEGIEEASERAVALIAEIAGGEVLDGAIDRYIEKPKKCEIPLSFEKLNKFVGKELPEDVVGKILSNLGFGIKTLSQDTLVVIPPVYRGDLTRTADIYEEIIRMYGFDNIEAIMPVEDIRAGLREASVELADDARKIIREVGLQEVVNYSFIPSNVVDILNIKDPVIPISNPLSEDMAILRPTLIWSLLANIRDNINRNQFDLRLAEVSRVFTPADELANEELRICIGLAGRPERTLWNPKPESYDFYTIKGYVEKVMEYLGVTKYRLSRTENPNFHPGRSAEISIGNEVVGVFGEIHPDVQEKMDIKRERVYIAELDLAKLDKYRKKTIKYERIVKYPEVTRDLAIVLDRDVLVGDMVESIKKISSLIEKVDIFDVYEGDKIDSGKKSVAISIVLRDKEKTLDEKQINDVVEKVLNMIAKEYKGEIRK, encoded by the coding sequence ATGTTAATTTCTTTAGACTGGTTGAAACAGTATGTAGATATAAAGGAAAATATAAAAGAACTAGATAACGCCTTGACTATGATAGGTCAAGAAGTTGAAGCTATAGATATTCAAGGAAAAGATCTTGAACGTGTTGTAATTGGAGAGATTGTTGAATATGATAGACACCCAAATTCTGATAGATTAACTCTATTAAAAGTAAATGTTGGGGAAGCAGAGCCTATTCAAATAGTATGTGGAGCTCCTAATCACAAACTTGGAGATAAGGTTGTAGTTGCAAGAATAGGTGCAGTATTACCAGGAAATTTTAAAATTAAAAAAAGTAAAATAAGAGATGTAGAATCTTTTGGAATGCTATGCTCAGAAGTTGAGTTAGGACTTGGAGAAAATGGAGATGGAATAATAATCCTTCCACAAGACGCTCCAGTTGGAGAAGAATATAGAAAATATGCAGGACTAGATGATGTAATATTTGAACTTGAAATTACTCCAAATAGACCTGACTGCTTATCTCATATAGGGATAGCAAGAGAAATCGCTGCTTATTATGGTAGAAAAGTAAAATATCCAGTAGCAAATTTTACAGAAACAATAGAATCAACTACAAAATTTGCTAAAGTAAATATTGAAGATAAAGAAAGATGCAAAAGATACATGGGTAGAGTTATCACTAATGTAAAAGTTGGAGAATCTCCTGAATGGCTTAAAAAGAGAATTAGAGCTATGGGAATGCACCCAATTAACAATATAGTTGATATTACAAACTTTGTTATGTTTGAATACAACCAACCTATGCATGCATTTGATTTAGATAAAGTAAAAAATGGTAGTGTTGTTGTTAGAGCAGCAAAACCAGGTGAAAAAATCATAACTCTTGATGGAGTTGAAAGAGAATTAAATAATGAAGAATTAGTTATTGCTGATGAAGAAAGACCAATAGCAATAGCTGGTATAATTGGTGGAGTTGAAAGTGAAATAACAGCTGAAACTAAAAATATTTTCCTTGAAGTTGCATATTTTGAACCATCAAATATAAGAAAAACAGCAAGAAGATTAGGAATTATAACAGAATCCTCTTATAGAAATGAAAGAGGAATGGATATTGAAGGTATAGAAGAAGCAAGTGAAAGAGCAGTTGCACTTATTGCTGAAATAGCAGGTGGAGAAGTTCTTGATGGTGCTATTGATAGATATATTGAAAAACCTAAGAAATGTGAAATTCCATTAAGTTTTGAAAAACTTAATAAATTTGTTGGAAAAGAACTTCCAGAAGATGTCGTTGGAAAAATCTTAAGCAACCTTGGATTTGGAATAAAAACATTATCACAAGATACATTAGTAGTTATTCCACCTGTATATAGAGGGGACTTAACTAGAACAGCTGATATCTATGAAGAAATAATTAGAATGTATGGATTTGACAATATAGAAGCTATTATGCCTGTAGAAGATATTCGTGCAGGATTAAGAGAAGCAAGTGTTGAATTAGCTGATGATGCAAGAAAAATAATAAGAGAAGTAGGGCTTCAAGAAGTAGTAAACTATTCATTCATTCCAAGTAATGTAGTGGATATTTTAAATATTAAAGATCCTGTAATTCCTATTAGTAATCCACTTAGTGAAGATATGGCTATATTAAGACCTACACTTATTTGGAGTTTACTTGCAAATATTAGAGATAACATAAATAGAAATCAATTTGATCTAAGATTAGCTGAAGTTTCAAGAGTATTTACTCCAGCTGATGAACTAGCAAATGAAGAGCTAAGAATTTGTATAGGACTTGCTGGAAGACCAGAAAGAACTTTATGGAATCCAAAGCCAGAATCTTATGATTTTTATACTATAAAAGGGTATGTAGAAAAAGTAATGGAATATCTTGGAGTTACAAAATATAGATTATCAAGAACTGAAAATCCAAACTTCCATCCAGGAAGAAGTGCTGAAATTTCTATAGGAAATGAAGTAGTTGGAGTGTTTGGTGAGATACACCCAGATGTTCAAGAAAAAATGGATATAAAAAGAGAAAGAGTCTATATTGCAGAACTTGATCTTGCAAAACTAGATAAATATAGAAAGAAAACTATAAAATATGAAAGAATCGTAAAATATCCTGAAGTAACAAGAGATTTAGCTATTGTTTTAGATAGAGATGTACTTGTTGGGGATATGGTTGAAAGTATAAAGAAAATATCATCTCTAATTGAAAAAGTTGATATATTTGATGTATATGAAGGGGACAAAATAGACTCAGGTAAAAAATCTGTAGCTATTAGTATAGTGTTAAGAGATAAAGAAAAAACACTTGATGAAAAACAAATTAATGATGTTGTTGAAAAAGTTCTTAATATGATTGCGAAAGAATATAAAGGGGAAATTAGAAAGTAG
- the pheS gene encoding phenylalanine--tRNA ligase subunit alpha has translation MKEKVAQLKEAAGISISQAESLQQLDEIRVKLLGKKGELTEISKGMRELTPEERPVMGQLVNETREFISKALEQKNSELKEKEKNERLAQEIIDITLPGKKNVLGTTHPITETMDFMKNIFIEMGFDIADGPEVEKVALNFDALNIPETHPSRDITDTFYINHDVVLRTQTSPVQIRYMQNHKPPFRMICPGKVYRPDYDISHTPMFHQMEGLMVGENISFANFKAILTNSLKKIFGDTEVRFRPHFFPFTEPSAEVDIQCAVCKGKGCRMCKDSGWVEIMGCGMVDPEVLKAVGYDPNEVSGFAFGMGIERVAMLRHGINDLRAFFENDVRFLKQFK, from the coding sequence ATGAAAGAGAAGGTAGCACAGTTAAAAGAAGCTGCGGGAATTAGTATATCCCAAGCAGAATCTTTACAACAATTGGATGAAATCAGAGTTAAGTTGCTCGGAAAAAAGGGAGAACTAACAGAAATATCTAAAGGGATGAGAGAACTTACTCCTGAAGAAAGACCTGTTATGGGGCAGCTTGTAAATGAAACTAGAGAGTTTATCAGTAAAGCTCTTGAACAAAAAAATTCGGAACTAAAAGAGAAGGAAAAAAATGAAAGATTGGCACAAGAGATAATTGATATTACTCTTCCAGGAAAGAAAAATGTGTTAGGAACTACACATCCTATTACAGAAACTATGGATTTTATGAAAAATATCTTTATCGAAATGGGATTTGATATAGCAGATGGACCAGAAGTTGAAAAAGTTGCTTTAAATTTTGATGCTTTAAATATTCCAGAAACTCATCCGTCAAGAGATATTACTGACACATTCTATATAAATCATGATGTTGTTTTAAGAACTCAAACATCTCCTGTACAGATAAGATATATGCAAAATCACAAACCACCATTTAGAATGATATGTCCAGGTAAAGTGTATAGACCTGACTACGATATATCTCATACTCCTATGTTCCATCAAATGGAAGGATTAATGGTTGGAGAAAATATATCATTTGCAAACTTTAAAGCTATACTTACAAATTCACTAAAGAAAATTTTTGGAGACACAGAAGTAAGATTTAGACCTCACTTTTTCCCATTTACAGAGCCATCAGCAGAAGTTGATATTCAATGTGCTGTATGTAAAGGAAAAGGTTGTAGAATGTGTAAAGACAGTGGTTGGGTAGAAATTATGGGTTGTGGAATGGTAGACCCAGAAGTTTTAAAAGCTGTAGGTTATGACCCTAATGAAGTAAGCGGATTTGCTTTCGGAATGGGAATAGAAAGAGTTGCTATGTTAAGACATGGAATAAATGACCTAAGAGCATTCTTTGAAAATGATGTAAGATTTTTAAAACAATTTAAGTAA
- a CDS encoding YfcE family phosphodiesterase — protein sequence MKVLIISDSHGRFETLINIYELEKPDVVLCAGDHSNDGEELSFVYPNSQYYIVRGNCDIFDRKYSDEMIIELEGVKILLAHGHEYGVKSSYGSILKRAEILGCNAAVFGHTHIPYKEIINKVTLFNPGAVRDGEYGILNIDKNGFEFVHKHIMG from the coding sequence ATGAAAGTATTGATTATATCAGATTCACATGGTAGATTTGAAACGTTAATAAATATCTATGAACTTGAGAAACCTGATGTTGTATTATGTGCAGGAGATCATAGTAATGATGGAGAGGAACTCTCTTTTGTCTATCCTAATTCTCAGTATTACATCGTAAGAGGTAATTGTGATATATTTGATAGAAAATACAGTGATGAAATGATTATTGAGCTAGAAGGAGTAAAAATCCTTCTAGCTCATGGTCATGAATATGGGGTTAAATCTTCATATGGTTCAATTTTAAAAAGAGCTGAAATTTTAGGTTGTAACGCAGCTGTATTTGGACATACCCATATTCCTTATAAAGAGATTATAAACAAAGTCACACTTTTTAATCCAGGAGCTGTTAGAGATGGAGAGTATGGGATTTTGAATATAGATAAAAATGGATTTGAATTTGTACACAAACATATAATGGGGTAG
- the gyrA gene encoding DNA gyrase subunit A, whose amino-acid sequence MSNINNRYIEDEMKESYLDYSMSVIVSRALPDVRDGMKPVHRRILFAMNELGMTFDKPYKKSARIVGEVLGKYHPHGDSAVYGTMVRMAQDFNYRYPLVSGHGNFGSIDGDSAAAMRYTEARMAKITTELLEDIDKNTIDFRKNFDDSLDEPTVLPAKLPNLLINGATGIAVGMATNIPPHNLGEVVDGTLALIDNPELTPMDLMEYIKGPDFPTGGIIDGKKGIIDAYLTGRGKVRVRGKIEIEELKNGKINIIIKEIPYQLNKSTLIERIANLVKEKKVTGISDLRDESDREGIRVVIELKKGEEPELILNKLYKYTELRSTFGIIMLALVNNTPKVLNLKEIIEEYIKHRFEVITRRTQFNLDKAEKRAHILQGFRIALDNIDRIIELIRGASDANQAREELMGKYAFSDVQARAILDMKLQRLTGLEREKIEAEYAEIEKYIAELREILAHDSRIYDIMKTELIELKEKYDDERRTEIQKSRLEIKPEDLIKDEKVILTFTSKGYVKRMELSKYKAQRRGGKGVASQNTIEDDFVESIDAATNHDTLMVFTDKGKVYNLKVYEIPETSKQSRGRLMSNIIKLEEGEKIRSIIRTRDFSQDNELIFVTKNGLVKKTNLDEYKNINNSGLKAIKIKEDDDIIYVGLIEKIDQEEILLATKNGYSIRFACKDVRPTGRDTMGVKGLTLRHGDAVVSALLIKDVDNGRILTITENGYGKRTRIDEYPLQNRTGKGVINLRCNAKTGDVVSVLCVYDGEELMAITTSGIVIRMAVEDIVLYGRATQGVIIMKVDGKDEKVVSITRVRSEDEEDENLDDADIIDIEEDSYDSEDDDIDEEEMATEETVE is encoded by the coding sequence ATGTCAAATATAAATAACAGATACATTGAAGATGAAATGAAAGAATCATATCTTGATTATTCCATGAGTGTTATTGTAAGTAGAGCACTTCCAGATGTTAGAGATGGAATGAAACCAGTACACAGAAGAATACTTTTTGCTATGAATGAACTTGGTATGACTTTTGATAAACCATATAAAAAATCAGCAAGAATCGTTGGGGAAGTTTTGGGTAAATACCATCCACATGGAGATTCAGCTGTTTATGGAACAATGGTTAGAATGGCTCAAGATTTTAACTACAGATATCCACTTGTTTCAGGACATGGAAACTTTGGTTCAATAGATGGAGATTCTGCAGCAGCAATGAGATATACTGAGGCAAGAATGGCTAAGATCACAACGGAACTTTTAGAAGATATTGATAAAAATACAATAGATTTTAGAAAAAACTTTGATGATTCATTAGATGAGCCTACTGTATTGCCAGCTAAATTACCAAACTTACTTATAAATGGAGCAACAGGGATAGCTGTTGGAATGGCAACAAATATTCCACCTCATAATTTAGGAGAAGTAGTAGACGGAACTTTGGCACTAATAGATAATCCTGAGCTTACTCCAATGGACTTAATGGAGTATATAAAAGGGCCCGATTTCCCTACAGGTGGTATAATAGATGGGAAAAAAGGAATAATTGATGCTTATCTAACAGGTAGAGGAAAAGTTAGAGTAAGAGGTAAGATAGAAATCGAAGAGTTGAAAAATGGGAAAATAAATATTATAATAAAAGAAATACCATATCAACTTAACAAATCTACTCTAATTGAGAGAATTGCAAATCTTGTAAAAGAGAAAAAAGTTACAGGAATTTCAGATTTAAGAGATGAATCAGATAGAGAAGGAATAAGAGTAGTAATTGAGCTTAAAAAAGGTGAAGAGCCTGAGCTTATTTTAAATAAATTATATAAATATACAGAACTTAGAAGTACATTTGGAATAATTATGTTAGCACTTGTTAACAATACTCCAAAAGTATTAAATTTAAAAGAGATAATTGAAGAATACATAAAACATAGATTTGAAGTAATAACTAGAAGAACTCAGTTTAACTTAGATAAAGCTGAAAAAAGAGCTCATATTTTACAAGGATTTAGAATAGCACTAGATAATATTGATAGAATAATAGAGCTTATTAGAGGTGCAAGTGACGCCAATCAAGCTAGAGAAGAACTTATGGGAAAATATGCTTTTTCAGATGTTCAAGCAAGAGCTATTCTAGATATGAAACTTCAAAGATTAACTGGACTTGAAAGAGAAAAAATTGAAGCTGAATATGCTGAAATTGAAAAATATATAGCTGAATTAAGAGAGATATTAGCTCATGATTCAAGAATATATGATATTATGAAAACTGAGTTAATAGAACTTAAAGAAAAATATGATGATGAGAGAAGAACAGAAATTCAAAAATCAAGACTTGAAATTAAGCCTGAAGATTTAATAAAAGATGAAAAAGTTATTCTAACTTTTACAAGCAAAGGTTATGTAAAGAGAATGGAACTTAGCAAATATAAGGCTCAACGTAGAGGAGGAAAAGGGGTAGCTAGTCAAAATACTATAGAAGATGATTTCGTTGAAAGTATAGATGCTGCAACAAACCATGATACACTTATGGTATTTACAGACAAAGGTAAAGTTTATAACTTAAAAGTTTATGAAATCCCTGAAACTTCAAAACAATCAAGAGGAAGATTAATGAGCAACATAATTAAGCTTGAAGAGGGAGAAAAGATAAGATCTATCATTAGAACTAGAGATTTTTCTCAAGATAATGAGCTTATATTTGTCACTAAAAATGGGCTTGTTAAGAAAACAAATCTTGATGAATATAAAAATATCAATAATTCTGGGTTAAAAGCTATCAAAATTAAAGAAGATGATGATATAATATATGTAGGACTTATAGAAAAAATAGATCAAGAAGAAATCTTACTTGCAACTAAAAATGGATACTCTATAAGATTTGCATGTAAAGATGTAAGACCTACAGGAAGAGATACCATGGGTGTTAAGGGGCTTACTCTAAGACATGGAGATGCTGTTGTATCAGCTCTTTTAATAAAAGATGTGGATAACGGAAGAATACTTACAATAACAGAAAATGGATATGGAAAGAGAACTAGAATAGATGAATATCCACTTCAAAATAGAACAGGTAAGGGAGTAATTAACCTTAGATGTAATGCTAAGACAGGAGATGTTGTATCAGTACTTTGCGTATATGACGGAGAGGAACTTATGGCAATTACAACTTCTGGAATAGTAATTAGAATGGCTGTTGAAGATATAGTGCTATATGGACGTGCTACTCAAGGGGTCATCATAATGAAAGTGGATGGAAAAGATGAAAAAGTGGTTTCAATAACAAGAGTAAGATCTGAAGACGAAGAAGATGAGAATCTTGACGATGCTGATATAATCGACATAGAAGAGGATTCTTATGATTCTGAAGATGATGATATAGATGAAGAAGAAATGGCTACTGAAGAAACTGTAGAATAA
- the gyrB gene encoding DNA topoisomerase (ATP-hydrolyzing) subunit B: MSNNYQAEDITVLEGLEAVRKRPGMYIGTTSERGLHHLVWEVVDNSVDEALAGFCTHIEVNILPNNVIEVIDNGRGIPIDIHPKYGKSALEIVLTVLHAGGKFENNNYKVSGGLHGVGISVVNALSEWTEVEVRKNGKIWYQKYDRGIPEAPVKEIGESDDHGTTVRFKPDFEIFETLVFDYNTLKNRLKELAYLNKGLVITITDSRKEPFKKEVFEFEGGISDFLKEITKDTEKLIKDPIHMVGEVDNIAVEVAFTYTVNQNEVIYSFVNNINTHEGGTHVQGFRTALTRTINDVGKSQGILKEKDKNLQGNDIREGIIAIVSVKVAQPQFEGQTKTKLGNSEVTGVVSTVVGNALKMVLEDNPSDTKIIIEKILNSRKAREAAQRARELVLRKSALEVGSLPGKLADCSSKNPEECELYIVEGDSAGGSAKQGRDRFHQAILPLRGKILNVEKAGLHKALENNEVRAMITAFGAGIGDNFDITKLRYGKIILMTDADVDGAHIRTLLLTFIYRYMVELIYNGNVYIAQPPLYKISYGKQIKYAYSDRELAEATAEFEDDNKRYTLQRYKGLGEMNPEQLWETTMDPEHRTLLRVSIDDARAADMLFDKLMGDKVEPRREFIEENAEYVKNLDI, translated from the coding sequence GTGAGTAATAATTATCAAGCAGAAGATATTACGGTATTGGAAGGATTGGAAGCAGTTAGAAAAAGACCGGGAATGTATATAGGTACAACTTCAGAAAGAGGTCTGCACCATTTAGTGTGGGAGGTAGTAGACAACTCAGTTGACGAAGCTCTTGCAGGTTTTTGTACACATATCGAAGTAAATATACTTCCAAATAATGTAATAGAAGTTATAGATAATGGAAGAGGTATCCCTATTGATATCCATCCAAAATATGGAAAATCAGCACTTGAAATAGTATTGACAGTACTTCATGCTGGAGGAAAATTTGAAAACAATAACTATAAAGTATCTGGAGGACTTCACGGAGTTGGTATTTCAGTAGTAAATGCTCTATCAGAATGGACAGAAGTAGAAGTTAGAAAAAATGGTAAAATTTGGTATCAAAAATATGATAGAGGGATTCCAGAAGCACCAGTAAAAGAGATAGGCGAGTCAGATGACCACGGAACAACAGTAAGATTTAAGCCTGACTTTGAGATATTTGAAACTTTAGTATTTGATTATAATACGCTTAAAAACAGACTTAAAGAACTTGCTTACCTAAATAAAGGACTTGTAATAACAATTACAGATTCAAGAAAAGAACCATTTAAAAAAGAAGTATTTGAATTTGAAGGTGGAATATCAGACTTTTTAAAAGAGATAACAAAAGATACAGAAAAGCTTATAAAAGATCCTATTCATATGGTTGGAGAAGTTGATAATATAGCAGTCGAAGTAGCTTTTACTTATACTGTAAATCAAAATGAAGTTATATATTCATTTGTAAATAATATCAATACTCATGAAGGAGGAACACATGTTCAAGGATTTAGAACTGCTCTTACAAGAACTATAAATGATGTAGGAAAGAGCCAAGGAATCTTAAAAGAAAAAGATAAAAACCTTCAAGGAAATGATATAAGAGAAGGAATTATTGCAATAGTTTCTGTAAAAGTAGCTCAGCCACAATTTGAAGGTCAAACTAAGACAAAACTTGGAAACTCTGAGGTTACAGGAGTTGTATCAACAGTAGTTGGAAATGCTTTAAAAATGGTATTAGAAGATAATCCATCTGATACAAAAATAATAATAGAAAAGATATTAAACTCTAGAAAAGCTAGAGAAGCAGCACAAAGAGCAAGAGAATTAGTACTTAGAAAATCAGCTTTAGAAGTGGGATCACTTCCTGGAAAATTAGCAGATTGTTCATCTAAAAATCCTGAAGAATGTGAACTTTATATAGTTGAGGGAGATTCAGCAGGAGGATCAGCAAAGCAAGGAAGAGATAGATTTCACCAAGCAATACTACCTCTAAGAGGAAAAATATTAAACGTTGAAAAGGCAGGACTTCATAAAGCTTTAGAAAATAATGAAGTAAGAGCTATGATTACAGCATTTGGAGCTGGAATTGGAGATAATTTTGATATTACAAAGTTAAGATATGGAAAAATTATTCTAATGACAGACGCCGACGTTGACGGAGCTCATATTAGAACGCTTTTATTGACATTTATATACAGATATATGGTAGAACTAATCTACAATGGAAATGTATATATTGCTCAACCACCACTATATAAAATCTCTTATGGAAAACAAATAAAATATGCATATTCAGATAGAGAACTAGCTGAAGCAACAGCAGAATTTGAAGATGATAACAAGAGATATACTCTACAAAGATATAAAGGATTAGGAGAGATGAATCCTGAACAGCTTTGGGAAACAACAATGGATCCAGAACACAGAACACTACTTAGAGTTTCAATAGATGATGCAAGAGCTGCAGATATGCTATTTGATAAACTAATGGGAGACAAAGTTGAACCTAGAAGAGAGTTTATAGAGGAAAATGCTGAATATGTAAAAAATCTAGATATCTAA
- the remB gene encoding extracellular matrix regulator RemB → MYLYLEDDLVIPSSQVILIIDYIHFKNPENASVFSNKEIKNLALGIERSVVVTDRKIYLTGYTTQALFRRAKEFFSIVGGI, encoded by the coding sequence ATGTATCTTTATTTAGAAGATGATTTGGTAATACCCAGTTCCCAAGTTATCCTTATTATTGATTATATACATTTTAAAAATCCTGAAAATGCTAGTGTTTTCTCTAATAAAGAGATTAAAAATTTAGCATTGGGAATAGAAAGAAGTGTAGTTGTAACAGATAGAAAAATTTATCTAACTGGATATACAACACAGGCACTATTTAGAAGAGCAAAAGAATTTTTTAGTATAGTTGGAGGTATATAG